One region of Danio rerio strain Tuebingen ecotype United States chromosome 5, GRCz12tu, whole genome shotgun sequence genomic DNA includes:
- the si:ch1073-224n8.1 gene encoding uncharacterized protein si:ch1073-224n8.1, protein MNSKRNNSESGAGRINPGSVSASANSSASASSSHRKQTIINSSHKGEKEECMQNAARDKNLSISTLRTRLGPTIRSTLSAAVDTLLGEIVTVLSETQRELQTKEQENEKLKVRLEVSERELKTLQECLCSAQKLIDQLQGPFGNPPMTGHQVYSTAGHLNSSRLTHRNAPEPDPRCFTGAEPELSGALGDAIHGFDSREEFKSCHLSIQADGTVTNSFYDPISVHSSNICSDMNRPGEMVDDSRRLSHTRPQNPPSHPSFSIKEEQVPGSGQLCVQGRDPPTESEHSAQSVCDLAYVHVVEEERGSRSHHHPSKPTPPPPSRPQNGPSSSLTDPSSPTQGTSGLRSSAQRDSPGLGMSTRRSPGVGGSSPEEPIRRSISELMGEAPGERPHLCLECGKTFRLISSLKKHLRIHTGEKPYPCTVCGRRFRESGALKTHLRIHTGEKPYSCSDCGTQFRHLDGLRKHRRTHTGEKPYVCSICGKRLSRLQHLKHHQRIHTGERPCCCPLCHRGFKDPASLRKHLRAHQGEPGADEALGMAGLAEGDGGSMDDEDMRFGMWGEEEGNDGEPVVDCV, encoded by the exons ATGAACTCAAAGCGCAACAACAGCGAAAGCGGAGCGGGTAGAATCAACCCAGGCTCCGTTTCAGCATCAGCAAACAGCAGCGCATCCGCGAGCTCCTCTCACCGAAAACAAACTATCATCAACTCGTCCCACAAAGGAGAGAAGGAGGAGTGCATGCAGAACGCGGCCCGCGACAAAAATCTGTCCATCTCCACACTCCGAACCCGCCTCGGACCGACCATTCGGTCCACTCTGTCTGCGGCGGTGGACACTCTTCTGGGCGAGATCGTGACGGTGCTGTCCGAGACCCAGCGCGAGCTCCAGACCAAAGAGCAAGAGAACGAGAAGCTGAAGGTCCGGCTCGAGGTGTCCGAGAGAGAGCTCAAGACGCTACAGGAGTGCCTGTGTAGCGCGCAGAAATTAATCGACCAGCTTCAGGGTCCCTTTGGAAACCCGCCCATGACGGGACATCAGGTGTACTCCACTGCTGGACACTTGAATTCGAGCCGCCTGACTCACCGGAACGCACCTGAGCCGGACCCGCGCTGCTTTACTGGAGCTGAACCCGAGCTGAGTGGCGCTCTGGGCGATGCCATACACGGCTTTGACTCCAGGGAGGAATTCAAGAGCTGCCACCTCTCCATTCAGGCCGACGGGACGGTGACCAACAGCTTCTATGACCCGATATCTGTGCATTCATCTAATATCTGCTCAGACATGAACCGACCTG GTGAGATGGTGGACGATAGCAGAAGACTCTCACACACCAGACCCCAAAACCCTCCCTCACACCCCAGCTTCTCCATCAAAGAGGAGCAGGTTCCCGGCTCTGGACAGCTGTGTGTTCAGGGCCGAGATCCACCCACAGAATCCGAGCATTCAGCACAGAGTGTGTGTGATCTGGCATATGTCCACGTGGTGGAGGAAGAAAGAGGCTCCCGTTCGCACCATCATCCCTCCAAACCCACCCCCCCACCTCCATCCAGGCCTCAGAACGGACCCTCATCTTCTCTCACAGACCCTAGTTCACCTACGCAGGGCACGTCTGGCCTTAGATCCTCAGCCCAGAGAGATTCTCCTGGTTTGGGTATGAGCACTAGGAGGAGCCCAGGGGTTGGCGGTTCATCTCCGGAAGAGCCCATCCGGCGTTCCATCTCCGAGCTGATGGGGGAGGCCCCCGGGGAACGTCCTCATTTATGTCTAGAGTGCGGAAAGACTTTCCGTCTTATTTCCAGCCTGAAGAAGCATCTAAGGATCCACACAGGAGAGAAACCGTATCCGTGCACTGTATGCGGCCGGCGTTTCCGTGAATCCGGCGCTCTTAAGACTCACCTCCGCATCCACACCGGCGAAAAGCCATATTCTTGCTCTGATTGCGGCACGCAGTTTCGGCATCTGGATGGGCTGCGGAAGCATCGCCGCACACACACTGGTGAAAAGCCCTACGTGTGCAGCATCTGCGGGAAACGTCTCAGCCGCCTTCAGCATTTGAAGCACCACCAGCGCATTCACACAGGAGAGCGGCCGTGCTGCTGCCCACTATGCCACCGAGGATTTAAAGATCCAGCCAGTCTGAGGAAGCACCTCCGTGCCCATCAGGGGGAGCCAGGGGCTGATGAAGCCTTAGGGATGGCTGGTTTGGCAGAAGGCGATGGAGGATCTATGGATGATGAGGATATGAGGTTCGGGATGTGGGGGGAAGAGGAAGGGAATGACGGCGAGCCTGTGGTGGACTGTGTGTAG